In the Brassica napus cultivar Da-Ae chromosome A7, Da-Ae, whole genome shotgun sequence genome, one interval contains:
- the LOC125576466 gene encoding uncharacterized protein LOC125576466 produces the protein MTHATSDMIFVDPTSEKLFNAVASRVEERETQLIQQSPGGLPVKLTTEKVDMIFEEVAHKKKEQTVGIGSVNEVAKATLSYASRRDEENSQMRARMDSHQDRLDSLEDLLDVMAVGNPTMKIALNERRAALGMPIRNPEDADPDRSQPSTDTDYFDNM, from the exons ATGACTCACGCGACATCAGACATGATTTTTGTGGATCCGACATCCGAGAAACTCTTCAACGCAGTGGCTTCTCGGGTTGAAGAGCGGGAGACACAATTAATCCAGCAGTCTCCTGGTGGATTACCCGTCAAACTGACCACCGAAAAGGTCGACATGATTTTCGAAGag gtggctcataaaaagaaagaacagaCAGTGGGTATAGgttctgttaacgaagttgctaAGGCAACTTTGTCATATGCTTCGAGACGGGACGAAGAGAACTCTCAGATGAGAGCTCGGATGGATAGCCATCAGgatcgtttagactctcttgaagATCTGTTGGACGTGATGGCGGTGGGAAACCCGACTATGAAGATAGCACTAAATGAGAGACGAGCAGCTCTCGGGATGCCAATACGGAATCCCGAAGATGCTGATCCAGACCGTTCTCAACCGAGCACCGACACCGACTACTTCGATAATAtgtag